A genomic stretch from Sulfurimonas sediminis includes:
- a CDS encoding rhodanese-like domain-containing protein, protein MNHNEQMKKYYERCDIDLIKGHLKELLSAAKKEIRQIQVEDIDLENMILIDVRESDEFASGVIPAKTVFTIPRGKLEFAVDDKLVDLSDHQIVCYCLKGARGLMAAKTLKDLGFSNVVNLEGGISSWVNAHKPIKNYLGYFTLETN, encoded by the coding sequence ATGAACCATAACGAACAGATGAAAAAGTATTATGAAAGGTGTGACATTGACCTTATTAAGGGACATTTAAAAGAGTTACTGAGTGCGGCAAAAAAAGAGATCCGCCAGATACAGGTCGAAGATATAGACTTGGAAAATATGATTTTGATTGATGTACGAGAATCTGATGAATTTGCAAGTGGTGTCATCCCTGCAAAAACCGTTTTTACCATTCCTCGGGGGAAACTCGAATTCGCTGTTGATGACAAGCTTGTTGATTTAAGTGATCATCAAATAGTCTGTTATTGTCTCAAAGGCGCAAGAGGTCTGATGGCTGCAAAAACACTCAAAGATTTGGGTTTTAGCAATGTTGTCAATCTCGAAGGCGGCATTTCAAGTTGGGTCAATGCACACAAGCCGATAAAAAATTATCTCGGATACTTTACGCTTGAGACAAACTAA
- a CDS encoding class I SAM-dependent rRNA methyltransferase translates to MRNEIDLILKPEFTQQIQNGYPLLMKEYFQDWNKLKEEGSLLHLYDNKKRFIAKGYYGLQNKGHGWILSQNEDETIDSEFFVRKIKEAIAYRKDFFADTQTTAFRVFNGEGDGIGGLSIDYFEGYYLFTWYSIGIYTFKESILEAFKQSVDFKGIYQKKRFNTKGMYLDDKSDFVSGQEAPQPLHVKENGANFAIYLDDGAMVGVFLDQREVRKAIRDKYAKGKTVLNTFSYTGAFSVFAALGGAKSTTSVDLAKRSLPKTQEQFCINNIDLKNQNIIVEDVFLYFKYAVRKKLLFDMVVVDPPSFARSKKHTFSANRDYVKLLKEVIQITNKDGIIVASTNAANFSMMTFGRFIDKAFKDLKTKYKVLKRYSLPKDFRVAEKFQEGNYLKVVFIKKL, encoded by the coding sequence ATGCGCAATGAAATAGACCTGATACTCAAACCTGAATTTACACAGCAGATACAAAACGGTTATCCTCTGCTCATGAAAGAGTATTTCCAAGATTGGAATAAACTCAAAGAAGAAGGCAGTCTGCTTCACCTGTATGACAATAAAAAGAGATTCATTGCAAAAGGCTACTACGGATTACAGAACAAAGGACATGGCTGGATTCTTTCACAAAATGAAGACGAAACCATAGACAGCGAATTTTTCGTAAGAAAAATCAAAGAAGCAATCGCCTACAGAAAAGATTTCTTTGCCGACACGCAGACAACTGCTTTTCGGGTTTTTAACGGTGAGGGCGATGGTATCGGTGGCTTGAGTATTGATTATTTTGAAGGCTATTATCTTTTTACATGGTATAGCATCGGTATTTATACATTCAAAGAGAGTATACTCGAAGCTTTTAAACAGAGTGTCGACTTCAAAGGAATCTATCAAAAAAAACGCTTTAATACAAAAGGCATGTATCTCGATGACAAAAGTGACTTTGTATCTGGGCAAGAGGCACCGCAGCCTTTACATGTAAAGGAAAACGGAGCAAATTTTGCCATCTATCTTGATGATGGTGCAATGGTGGGCGTCTTTTTAGACCAAAGAGAGGTCAGAAAAGCCATTCGTGACAAATATGCAAAAGGAAAAACCGTTTTAAATACTTTTTCCTACACGGGCGCTTTTTCCGTCTTTGCAGCCCTTGGCGGTGCAAAAAGCACAACAAGCGTTGACCTGGCAAAACGAAGTTTACCAAAAACGCAAGAGCAGTTTTGCATCAACAACATTGATTTGAAAAATCAGAATATTATTGTTGAAGATGTCTTTTTATACTTTAAATATGCTGTGAGGAAAAAACTGCTTTTTGATATGGTTGTCGTTGATCCGCCGAGTTTTGCACGTTCAAAAAAACATACATTCAGCGCCAACAGAGACTATGTAAAACTTCTCAAAGAGGTGATACAAATAACAAACAAAGACGGCATTATCGTAGCTTCAACCAATGCTGCCAATTTCAGCATGATGACTTTTGGCAGATTTATAGACAAAGCGTTTAAAGATCTAAAAACAAAATACAAAGTGCTAAAGCGCTATTCTCTGCCAAAAGATTTTCGTGTGGCAGAAAAATTTCAAGAGGGTAATTACCTCAAAGTCGTTTTTATAAAGAAACTTTAG